The Drosophila mauritiana strain mau12 chromosome 2R, ASM438214v1, whole genome shotgun sequence genome has a segment encoding these proteins:
- the LOC117137193 gene encoding uncharacterized protein LOC117137193, with the protein MEMAICGGGMPTLMLLILTAILSLSQAADTWQRLPSLETFSSYEDMQRYFDQRNFRSMRHIDNPTGDTYLAAFNQYNEQVENQSPKRVSQTHSRIKREQRQLPTAPRMLSFELADAVEPSPELKQILRQYHARALKENPTVSSPASTTQVPTTAVSPTKTTKTKSRKPRRQRRSVVGAQQPADFKVKMIPFEETDAREPDPITAQLIKKARSLDLQSQATRSTDFRQAKPQVARKQPIQVRIRKTKRSKRSAPQMIKFELADAKTMPQRSGKQMATEAVPTLLTMETQRNKTQAQPLTTPTPRVEDNDILTGEATAETKRMYVYKEAPVSSGHVKTKKSLSTLPHEVQKVISQLMKDGLGGKAYVKYLPAQKSDYEHYKAKSLSYGGKPLVNYVKYINKPAEPAASPIPVQVHIQPVPVVEQLRYVYKPHYAAAAPTIAQPIVVQEAPAPTAAVEEVHHTYTAELAPPPTQSVEVVVPQFRPSKPDPLLAEAPAIYGKPQETYNSYELQTEASPLIKIEYHAQPDSINEHYKQLPEFQQLSTLIGKSPDDQIHGLTYLLAKEMQAKLQRQGKQLVDRPQDSTAPILFHPGQGASPAPTLKTLLEHGSLGVQPGRLIGMAKTKQYVPIIEPGNNDVKELPAVPSSEASKLPTPSSYIDYTHGHGLSNGYEGVTNAEEPVTTVEHVVHHPTVATQLHHQVLLAKPQHHHHQQQHHGLVATVLPAELDSDKGVNGLHFVHSDEDKSLQQYASKYAFGYRIRDFHTGNDFGHKQNRDLHGVTRGQYHILLPDGRIQNVIYHADDTGFHADVSFEGATKH; encoded by the exons atggaaatggctaTCTGCGGCGGTGGCATGCCCACGTTAATG CTCCTGATCCTGACTGCGATCTTAAGTTTGAGTCAAGCTGCAGATACCTGGCAGCGTTTACCATCCCTAGAAACGTTTTCCTCATATGAG GACATGCAGCGTTACTTTGATCAGCGCAATTTCCGCAGCATGCGTCACATTGACAATCCCACGGGTGACACCTACTTGGCAGCCTTCAATCAGTACAATGAGCAAGTGGAGAATCAGTCACCAAAACGGGTGAGCCAAACCCACTCCAGGATAAAGCGCGAGCAACGCCAACTGCCCACGGCACCCAGAATGCTGAGTTTCGAACTGGCGGATGCAGTGGAGCCAAGTCCAGAACTTAAGCAAATCCTACGGCAATATCACGCCAGAGCCCTCAAGGAAAATCCCACTGTTTCGAGTCCAGCCAGTACCACTCAGGTACCGACTACTGCAGTTAGTCCCACCAAGACCACAAAAACCAAGTCCCGAAAACCACGTCGACAGAGGCGATCAGTTGTGGGTGCCCAGCAGCCGGCGGATTTTAAAGTTAAAATGATCCCGTTCGAAGAAACTGATGCTAGGGAGCCTGATCCCATCACAGCTCAGCTGATCAAGAAGGCGCGCTCCCTGGATCTCCAGAGTCAGGCCACCAGATCCACAGACTTTCGTCAGGCTAAGCCCCAAGTGGCCAGGAAGCAGCCTATCCAGGTGAGGATTCGCAAGACAAAGCGCTCCAAGCGTTCAGCCCCGCAGATGATCAAGTTTGAGTTGGCCGATGCCAAGACCATGCCCCAAAGATCCGGCAAACAAATGGCAACTGAAGCTGTACCCACTCTACTGACCATGGAAACCCAGAGGAATAAGACCCAAGCTCAGCCGCTGACCACACCCACTCCTCGGGTGGAGGACAATGATATACTCACTGGTGAAGCCACGGCGGAAACCAAACGCATGTATGTTTACAAGGAGGCTCCTGTCAGTTCTGGACATGTGAAGACAAAGAAATCCCTGAGCACTCTGCCCCATGAAGTGCAGAAGGTCATTAGCCAGCTGATGAAAGATGGATTGGGTGGCAAGGCGTATGTCAAGTATCTTCCTGCCCAGAAATCCGACTACGAGCACTACAAAGCCAAATCCTTGTCCTATGGTGGCAAGCCATTAGTTAACTATGTAAAGTACATCAATAAGCCGGCTGAGCCAGCGGCATCTCCAATTCCTGTTCAAGTGCACATCCAACCAGTTCCTGTGGTGGAGCAACTGCGCTATGTTTACAAGCCCCACtatgcagcagctgctcccACAATAGCCCAACCCATTGTGGTTCAGGAGGCGCCAGCTCCCACAGCTGCAGTGGAGGAAGTGCATCACACCTACACCGCAGAGCTGGCACCGCCACCCACGCAGAGTGTTGAGGTGGTTGTACCTCAATTTAGACCTTCCAAGCCAGATCCTCTGCTGGCGGAAGCTCCTGCCATCTATGGGAAGCCCCAGGAGACCTACAACTCCTACGAGCTCCAGACAGAGGCTTCGCCCCTGATCAAAATCGAGTACCACGCCCAGCCGGATAGCATCAATGAGCACTACAAACAGCTGCCCGAGTTCCAGCAACTGTCCACGCTTATTGGCAAGTCTCCGGACGATCAGATCCATGGCCTAACCTACCTTCTGGCCAAGGAGATGCAGGCCAAGCTGCAGAGGCAGGGCAAACAGCTGGTGGATCGCCCGCAGGACAGCACAGCTCCGATTCTCTTCCATCCCGGACAAGGCGCCTCCCCGGCACCTACTTTGAAAACCCTCTTGGAGCACGGATCGCTGGGGGTTCAGCCGGGTCGATTGATTGGAATGGCCAAGACCAAGCAGTATGTGCCCATCATCGAACCGGGCAACAACGATGTCAAGGAGCTGCCCGCCGTGCCCAGCAGCGAGGCTTCCAAGTTGCCCACTCCGAGTTCATACATCGATTACACCCACGGACATGGCCTATCCAACGGGTATGAAGGTGTGACCAATGCGGAGGAGCCGGTTACCACAGTGGAGCATGTGGTGCACCATCCCACGGTGGCCACGCAGCTGCATCACCAGGTCCTACTCGCAAAGccgcagcaccaccaccatcagcagcaacaccacGGACTTGTGGCCACTGTCCTTCCGGCGGAACTGGACTCGGACAAGGGCGTGAATGGTCTGCACTTCGTACATAGCGATGAGGACAAGTCG ctgcagcagtaCGCCTCAAAGTATGCGTTCGGTTATCGCATACGTGATTTCCATACCGGCAACGATTTTGGCCACAAGCAGAATCGTGATCTCCACGGCGTGACACGCGGCCAGTACCACATCCTTTTGCCGGACGGAAGGATCCAGAACGTCATCTACCACGCCGACGACACGGGCTTCCATGCGGATGTCAGCTTCGAAGGCGCCACGAAGCATTGA
- the LOC117137194 gene encoding cytosol aminopeptidase gives MNNLRQIHCSLKNACVLCKPHVLSSVGVRFSCGDGKTMARGVVVGLYQKEGDKDPKLTPAGHKIDQRVQGKLMKAICETKLDGRLGRGKVFHNIDTEFAAVAVVGVGLEGIGFNELEMLDEGMEFVRVAAGVGARSLQKQGITNVLVDGMDYAEQAAEGSQLAVWRFPDNLSKKNMPMVPTLELFESPDHEGWTRGIFKAEAQNLARRLSDAPANCMTPTMFAQAAVDALCPCGITVEVRTMDWIEAQRLNAFLMIAKGSCEPPVLLELSYCGTAPDDKPILFVGKGITFNSGALNLRPCRGMDEYRGSMSAAACCVAMMRCIAALSLPINVTCIIPLCENMPSGMSAKPGDVVTLLNGKSMAIRDLDKAGVVVLSDPLLYGQKTYLPRLVVDIATLNTGVKKAFGGGATGIWSNSHYIWKQFQRAGSISGDRVWRLPLWQYYRRQVTDERAYDLSNNGRGLATSCLAAAILHELVPCVDWAHLDTRGTGLLTKYGLVPYLTKKRMTGRPTRTLVQFVYQMACPEMK, from the coding sequence ATGAACAATCTACGTCAGATTCACTGCTCGTTAAAAAACGCGTGTGTCCTGTGCAAACCGCATGTCCTGTCCAGTGTTGGCGTGAGATTCTCCTGCGGCGATGGCAAGACGATGGCGAGAGGCGTGGTCGTCGGCCTCTATCAGAAGGAAGGCGACAAGGATCCCAAGCTGACTCCCGCCGGCCACAAGATTGACCAGCGCGTCCAAGGCAAGCTGATGAAGGCGATCTGCGAAACGAAGTTGGACGGACGACTGGGTCGCGGCAAGGTGTTCCACAACATCGACACCGAATTCGCAGCCGTTGCCGTGGTGGGCGTGGGCCTGGAGGGCATCGGCTTCAACGAACTGGAAATGCTGGACGAGGGTATGGAGTTCGTTCGGGTGGCCGCCGGCGTAGGTGCCAGATCCTTGCAGAAGCAGGGCATCACCAACGTCTTGGTGGACGGCATGGACTACGCAGAGCAGGCGGCCGAGGGCTCCCAACTGGCTGTCTGGCGATTCCCGGACAATCTGTCCAAGAAGAACATGCCGATGGTGCCGACCCTGGAGCTATTCGAGTCGCCGGATCACGAGGGCTGGACTCGGGGCATCTTCAAGGCGGAGGCCCAGAATTTGGCGAGACGCTTAAGCGATGCCCCCGCCAACTGCATGACGCCTACCATGTTTGCCCAGGCCGCCGTGGACGCCCTGTGTCCCTGCGGCATTACCGTGGAGGTTCGCACCATGGACTGGATCGAGGCTCAGCGCCTGAATGCCTTTCTGATGATCGCCAAAGGCAGCTGTGAGCCGCCAGTGCTCCTGGAGCTGAGCTACTGCGGCACCGCGCCCGATGACAAGCCCATTTTGTTCGTGGGCAAGGGCATCACCTTCAACTCTGGTGCCCTCAACCTGCGCCCTTGCAGAGGCATGGATGAGTATCGGGGCAGCATGTCTGCCGCCGCCTGCTGTGTGGCCATGATGCGCTGCATCGCCGCCCTGTCGCTGCCCATCAATGTGACGTGCATCATTCCGTTGTGCGAGAACATGCCCTCAGGAATGTCGGCTAAGCCAGGCGATGTGGTCACCCTGCTCAATGGCAAGTCAATGGCCATACGTGATCTGGACAAGGCTGGTGTGGTTGTGCTATCGGATCCCCTGCTCTACGGACAGAAGACCTACCTGCCCAGGTTGGTGGTGGACATTGCTACCCTTAACACGGGTGTGAAGAAGGCCTTCGGTGGTGGCGCCACTGGCATCTGGTCCAACTCGCACTACATCTGGAAGCAGTTCCAGCGAGCTGGCTCCATTTCCGGTGACCGTGTGTGGCGTCTGCCACTCTGGCAATACTACAGGCGCCAGGTCACCGACGAGCGCGCCTATGACCTGAGCAACAATGGACGGGGATTGGCCACCTCCTGCCTGGCGGCGGCCATCCTTCATGAACTAGTGCCCTGCGTGGACTGGGCACATCTTGACACCCGTGGCACTGGACTCCTTACCAAGTACGGACTAGTGCCCTACTTAACCAAGAAGCGTATGACCGGACGACCCACCCGAACCCTTGTTCAGTTCGTCTACCAAATGGCCTGTCCGGAGATGAAGTAA